A DNA window from Amycolatopsis sp. DSM 110486 contains the following coding sequences:
- a CDS encoding DNA polymerase III subunit beta, whose protein sequence is MDLTSPARPLSTAVNAAARLLPRQAALRLCTDADGLEVAGSDRDLSVRLACPATSHTDGEVLVPAAPLAETLKMLDVDQVRLVVEGSRLAVRVEGARFALPLLDRGALVEPAQPPRLSEVDGELLAAAVRTVAGTAAKDDPLPVFTGVRVQSSGDTLVLTASDRYRMAVARVPLRAAWGPLDVLVPARLLAEATRHATGTLTLQADSGHFGLSWAGGTVTTAVLDAGFLSADAIPSGDVDTEVELPADALAAAIRRVGVYAEDRRVLTLGVGDAHVRLASTRADTGEAEETLKANVCGGRTSPSFQARYLLDALAPFADSTVRLSIQPGLRACVLTAAEAQEVSLTYYLMPMLPR, encoded by the coding sequence ATGGATCTGACGTCACCGGCGCGGCCGCTGTCCACGGCCGTGAACGCCGCCGCGCGCCTGCTCCCGAGGCAGGCCGCGCTGCGGCTGTGCACTGACGCGGACGGGCTCGAGGTCGCCGGCAGCGACCGCGACCTGTCCGTGCGCTTGGCATGCCCGGCGACATCCCACACCGATGGGGAGGTGCTCGTGCCGGCGGCGCCGCTGGCCGAGACGCTGAAGATGCTGGACGTCGACCAGGTGCGCCTGGTCGTCGAAGGCAGCCGGCTGGCGGTGCGCGTGGAAGGGGCGCGCTTCGCCTTGCCGCTGCTGGACCGGGGTGCGCTCGTGGAGCCCGCGCAGCCACCTCGGTTGTCCGAAGTGGACGGGGAGCTCCTGGCGGCCGCGGTCCGCACGGTCGCGGGCACGGCCGCGAAGGACGATCCACTGCCGGTCTTCACGGGCGTGCGCGTGCAGAGCTCCGGTGACACGCTCGTGCTCACCGCCTCGGACCGCTACCGGATGGCCGTGGCGCGCGTGCCGTTGCGAGCGGCGTGGGGGCCGCTCGACGTGCTCGTGCCCGCGCGCCTGCTGGCCGAGGCCACGCGCCACGCCACCGGCACCCTCACCCTCCAAGCCGACAGCGGCCACTTCGGCCTGTCCTGGGCCGGCGGCACTGTCACCACCGCAGTCCTCGACGCGGGGTTCCTGTCGGCCGACGCCATCCCGTCCGGCGACGTCGACACGGAGGTCGAGCTGCCCGCCGACGCCCTCGCCGCGGCCATCCGCCGCGTCGGCGTCTACGCCGAAGACCGCCGCGTGCTGACCCTCGGGGTGGGCGACGCACACGTCCGCCTCGCCAGCACCCGCGCCGACACAGGCGAAGCCGAGGAAACCCTGAAGGCAAACGTTTGCGGCGGCCGCACCTCGCCGTCGTTCCAGGCGCGTTACCTGCTGGACGCCCTCGCGCCGTTCGCGGACTCCACCGTGCGGCTGTCGATCCAGCCGGGGCTGCGCGCGTGCGTCTTGACGGCGGCGGAGGCGCAGGAGGTGAGCCTCACGTACTACCTCATGCCGATGCTGCCCCGCTGA
- a CDS encoding Lrp/AsnC family transcriptional regulator has product MDSPQLDDLDRRLTHAFQLDGRVPFSRLAEVLGVSDQTVARRYHRLRSTGVVRVVGVPEVTKLGRVQWLLRVRCMPDAAGVIATALARRDDTSWVSLTSGGTEIACYTSAPRQEADEGLLLGQLPRTPRVVSVTAHRLLRRFAGGPAGWPGRASALDAAQVAALTPVWDGRTSGSTVSPRLEPGDDALFAALAHDGRASLATLAAASGRSETTVRRRLEHLRATGALYFDVEVDAALLGASLSALLWLGVTPSRLDAVAREVATYPEVALVAATTGPTNLTLSIGCRDDDALYDFLATRLGALPGVHQVETAPMIRTIKRSGSWVAP; this is encoded by the coding sequence GTGGATTCACCTCAGCTCGACGACCTCGACCGCCGGCTGACGCACGCGTTCCAGCTCGACGGGCGCGTGCCGTTCAGCCGCCTGGCCGAGGTGCTGGGCGTGTCGGACCAGACCGTGGCGCGCCGCTACCACCGGCTGCGCTCGACGGGGGTGGTGCGGGTCGTGGGTGTGCCGGAGGTGACGAAGCTCGGGCGCGTGCAGTGGCTGCTTCGCGTGCGCTGCATGCCCGACGCGGCCGGCGTGATCGCCACGGCGCTGGCGCGGCGCGACGACACGTCGTGGGTCAGCCTGACGTCCGGCGGTACGGAGATCGCCTGCTACACCTCGGCGCCCCGGCAGGAGGCCGACGAGGGCCTGTTGCTCGGGCAGCTGCCGCGCACGCCGCGCGTGGTGTCCGTGACGGCGCATCGATTGCTGCGTCGCTTCGCCGGTGGTCCGGCGGGCTGGCCGGGCCGGGCGAGTGCGTTGGACGCCGCTCAGGTCGCCGCCCTGACCCCCGTCTGGGACGGCCGCACCAGTGGAAGCACCGTTTCGCCGCGCCTGGAACCCGGTGACGACGCCCTCTTCGCCGCCCTGGCCCACGACGGCCGCGCTTCGCTGGCCACCCTCGCCGCCGCGTCGGGACGCTCCGAAACGACCGTCCGCCGCCGCCTCGAGCACCTGCGCGCCACGGGCGCCCTCTACTTCGACGTCGAGGTCGACGCCGCCCTGCTCGGCGCATCCCTGTCGGCCCTGCTGTGGCTTGGCGTCACCCCGTCCCGCCTCGACGCCGTCGCCCGCGAGGTGGCGACCTACCCGGAAGTCGCGCTCGTCGCCGCCACCACCGGTCCGACCAACCTGACCCTCAGCATCGGCTGCCGCGACGACGACGCCCTCTACGACTTCCTCGCCACGCGCCTCGGCGCCCTCCCCGGCGTCCACCAGGTCGAGACGGCGCCGATGATCCGGACGATCAAACGCTCCGGCAGCTGGGTCGCGCCCTGA
- a CDS encoding VOC family protein, giving the protein MNLDHTVFLAQRYERVWQLYEQLGFTLSPPSRHFAAGTSGSEPTLSCTANRCTYFGDSFVELIGIVEAKAGDPWHVLPIVARGDGLHGVSFGVPDTEAAERRLREAGLSKSGVLSLQRDVDTPEGPRTARFRSVHLLRDRTPEGILHTAEHLTPEYVFQPQFLSHANTAKGLDSVQLVVADADLPAYTRRYEQILDQKPTNNSFALSTGRLDLVPATRLDDVLPGEQAPRLPYFAAQTVAVETLTPARKLAADAGLPTVDLRDGGFFVPAAHAGGAALGFVER; this is encoded by the coding sequence ATGAACCTCGACCACACCGTCTTCCTGGCCCAGCGCTACGAGCGCGTCTGGCAGCTCTACGAGCAGCTCGGCTTCACCCTCAGCCCGCCGTCGCGCCACTTCGCCGCGGGCACCAGCGGCAGCGAGCCGACGCTCAGCTGCACGGCGAACCGCTGCACCTACTTCGGCGACTCGTTCGTCGAGCTGATCGGCATCGTCGAAGCGAAGGCGGGCGACCCGTGGCACGTGCTGCCGATCGTCGCGCGCGGCGACGGCCTGCACGGCGTGTCCTTCGGCGTCCCCGACACCGAGGCCGCCGAGCGCCGGCTGCGCGAAGCCGGCCTGTCGAAGTCCGGCGTGCTTTCCCTGCAACGAGACGTCGACACCCCCGAAGGACCCCGCACCGCGCGGTTCCGCAGCGTCCACCTGCTCCGCGACCGCACGCCGGAAGGCATCCTGCACACGGCCGAGCACCTCACGCCGGAGTACGTGTTCCAGCCGCAGTTCCTCAGCCATGCCAACACGGCGAAAGGCCTCGACAGCGTCCAGCTCGTCGTCGCCGACGCCGACCTGCCCGCCTACACCCGACGCTACGAACAAATCCTCGACCAGAAGCCCACCAACAACTCCTTCGCCCTGAGCACAGGACGGCTCGACCTCGTCCCCGCGACCCGGCTCGACGACGTCCTCCCGGGCGAGCAGGCGCCCCGCCTGCCGTACTTCGCGGCGCAGACCGTCGCCGTCGAAACCCTCACTCCCGCAAGGAAACTTGCCGCCGACGCCGGCCTCCCCACTGTCGATCTTCGCGACGGCGGCTTTTTCGTCCCCGCCGCCCACGCGGGCGGTGCGGCCCTCGGTTTCGTGGAAAGGTGA
- a CDS encoding carboxylesterase family protein, whose protein sequence is MIIETTAGLVRGAGGAFRGIPYARQERFQLPAEAPAWTGVRDALEPGPAAVQLPSRLEPVVGPMTLAQSEDCLSLNVFTPSTTGSRPVLVWIHGGAFLTGSGGQGWYDGTRLANEADVVVVSLNYRLGVFGFLPLDGVAPPNLGIADQLAALEWVRDNAAAFGGDPSRVTLAGQSAGAQSTLTLWSAARAQGLVHQIGLQSAPVGLPPQTPDEAAGWAEKYLHALGASTAEELIKMPATQLIDGLKTLAAQVKTGIVPPFQLVADHDPVAEDLIAAAKPGRALVSWTRDEVRAYDPAAPQAQVDQQTAALFSGDLPRLTKQLGEDATLMRFDWSAPGNPYGACHCLDVPFLFGTHDAAPEAACLAGAPEGLPEINDLRRVWAQFLHGERPVVDTPLLTAF, encoded by the coding sequence ATGATCATCGAGACGACCGCCGGCTTGGTCCGCGGCGCCGGCGGCGCGTTCCGCGGCATCCCCTACGCCCGTCAGGAACGCTTCCAGCTGCCGGCCGAAGCCCCCGCGTGGACAGGCGTGCGCGACGCGCTGGAACCCGGCCCGGCGGCGGTCCAGCTGCCGTCGCGGCTCGAGCCCGTCGTCGGGCCGATGACGCTGGCGCAGTCGGAGGATTGCCTGTCGCTCAACGTCTTCACGCCCTCGACCACCGGCTCGCGCCCGGTCCTGGTGTGGATCCACGGCGGCGCGTTCCTCACCGGCTCAGGCGGCCAGGGCTGGTACGACGGCACGCGCCTCGCGAACGAGGCCGACGTCGTCGTGGTCTCCCTCAACTACCGCCTCGGCGTGTTCGGCTTCCTGCCGCTCGACGGCGTCGCGCCGCCCAACCTCGGCATCGCCGACCAGCTCGCCGCGCTGGAGTGGGTGCGCGACAACGCGGCGGCCTTCGGCGGCGACCCGTCACGCGTCACGCTCGCCGGCCAGTCGGCGGGCGCGCAGTCGACGCTCACCCTCTGGTCCGCGGCTCGCGCGCAGGGCCTGGTGCACCAGATCGGGCTGCAGAGCGCGCCGGTCGGACTGCCGCCGCAGACCCCGGACGAAGCCGCGGGCTGGGCGGAGAAGTACCTCCACGCCCTCGGCGCGAGCACCGCGGAAGAGCTCATCAAGATGCCCGCCACGCAGCTGATCGACGGCCTCAAGACACTCGCTGCCCAGGTCAAGACCGGGATCGTGCCGCCGTTCCAGCTCGTCGCCGACCACGACCCCGTGGCCGAAGACCTGATCGCCGCCGCGAAACCCGGCCGCGCGCTCGTCAGCTGGACTCGCGACGAAGTCCGCGCCTACGATCCCGCGGCGCCCCAAGCACAAGTCGACCAGCAGACGGCCGCCCTCTTCAGCGGCGACCTCCCACGGCTGACCAAGCAACTCGGCGAAGACGCGACCCTCATGCGCTTCGACTGGTCCGCCCCCGGCAACCCGTACGGCGCCTGCCACTGCCTCGACGTCCCGTTCCTCTTCGGCACGCACGACGCCGCGCCGGAAGCCGCCTGCCTCGCGGGTGCCCCGGAAGGCCTGCCCGAGATCAACGACCTCCGCCGAGTGTGGGCCCAGTTCCTCCACGGCGAACGCCCGGTCGTCGACACCCCGCTGCTCACCGCGTTCTGA
- a CDS encoding glutaredoxin domain-containing protein gives MSDVEVEFYWRPGCGFCAALRRPLMASGLNVKEINIWEEPGAAERVREVANGNETVPTVIVGSTAMVNPSFAEVEAAVKAASAA, from the coding sequence ATGAGTGACGTCGAGGTCGAGTTCTACTGGCGGCCGGGCTGCGGCTTCTGCGCGGCGCTGCGGCGGCCGCTGATGGCGAGCGGCCTGAACGTCAAGGAGATCAACATCTGGGAGGAGCCGGGTGCGGCCGAGCGCGTGCGCGAGGTGGCGAACGGCAACGAGACCGTGCCGACGGTGATCGTCGGGTCGACCGCGATGGTGAACCCGTCGTTCGCCGAGGTCGAGGCGGCGGTGAAGGCTGCTTCGGCGGCCTGA
- a CDS encoding MBL fold metallo-hydrolase translates to MTAPAYGVLRRVSETAQVLLENNPSTMTLEGTNSWFLRGPDASAGVVVDPGYHDLEHLEKLAAIGAVELVVLTHHHADHAEGAPWFAERVGAPIRAFDASLCVGASALADGEVFTAGGLEFRVLHTPGHTDDSVSLHVAGQILTGDTILGRGTTVLKDLGDYLRSLSKLIELPDGTPGLPGHGPELADLPATAREYLAHREQRLDQVRSALKVLGADASPRQVVEVVYADVDRALWAPAEMSVRAQLDYLRASEDGR, encoded by the coding sequence GTGACTGCTCCCGCGTACGGCGTGCTTCGCCGCGTCTCCGAGACCGCGCAGGTGCTGCTGGAGAACAACCCGTCGACGATGACGCTCGAGGGCACGAACAGCTGGTTCCTGCGTGGTCCGGACGCGTCGGCCGGCGTGGTTGTCGACCCCGGGTACCACGACCTGGAGCACCTGGAGAAGCTCGCGGCCATCGGCGCCGTCGAGCTCGTGGTGCTGACCCACCACCACGCCGACCACGCCGAGGGCGCGCCGTGGTTCGCCGAGCGCGTGGGCGCTCCGATTCGGGCGTTCGACGCTTCGCTGTGCGTCGGCGCTTCGGCCTTGGCCGATGGTGAGGTGTTCACCGCGGGCGGGCTCGAGTTCCGCGTGCTGCACACGCCCGGGCACACCGACGACTCCGTCTCCCTGCACGTCGCCGGCCAGATCCTGACCGGCGACACGATCCTCGGGCGCGGCACGACCGTGCTCAAGGACCTCGGCGACTACCTGCGCTCGTTGAGCAAGCTCATCGAGCTGCCCGACGGCACGCCCGGCCTGCCCGGCCACGGCCCGGAGCTGGCGGATCTGCCCGCGACCGCGCGCGAATACCTGGCCCACCGGGAACAGCGGCTGGACCAGGTGCGTTCCGCCTTGAAGGTGCTCGGGGCCGACGCTTCGCCACGACAGGTGGTCGAGGTGGTCTATGCGGACGTCGACCGGGCGCTGTGGGCGCCTGCCGAAATGAGCGTGCGGGCGCAGCTGGACTACCTACGTGCTTCGGAGGACGGGCGATGA
- a CDS encoding NUDIX domain-containing protein — protein sequence MDRPREFLFDIPVGAGVSTRANADGPPVKPKDAATVILTRDGADGLEVFLQHRVKGMPFAGGMTVFPGGGVDPRDADASVAWAGPPPSWWAAQFTCDESLARALVCAAVRETFEESGVLLAGTEDAVVADVAPYAEARKALESREISLAAFLADAGLTLRADLLRPFAHWVTPPQEPRRYDTRFFSAKLPEGQRADGATSEAHATGWQRPSAAIGDAREGRRMLMPPTWLTLVEIDEFATAEALLAAPREIVRTMPTLIKEGDRFRVVLDPTEV from the coding sequence GTGGATCGGCCGCGTGAGTTCCTTTTCGACATCCCCGTAGGGGCCGGAGTCAGCACGAGGGCGAACGCCGACGGCCCACCCGTGAAGCCCAAGGACGCCGCCACGGTGATCCTCACCCGCGACGGCGCGGACGGTCTCGAAGTCTTCCTGCAACACCGCGTGAAGGGCATGCCCTTCGCCGGCGGCATGACCGTGTTCCCCGGCGGCGGGGTGGATCCGCGCGACGCCGACGCGTCCGTCGCGTGGGCCGGACCGCCGCCGAGCTGGTGGGCCGCGCAGTTCACGTGCGACGAGAGCCTCGCCCGCGCGCTCGTGTGCGCGGCCGTGCGCGAGACGTTCGAGGAGTCCGGCGTATTGCTGGCGGGCACGGAAGACGCGGTGGTCGCCGATGTCGCGCCGTACGCCGAAGCCCGGAAAGCCTTGGAGAGCCGGGAAATCTCGCTCGCCGCGTTCCTCGCCGACGCCGGGCTGACGCTGCGAGCGGACCTGCTGCGACCGTTCGCCCACTGGGTCACGCCGCCGCAGGAACCGCGCCGCTACGACACCCGCTTCTTCTCCGCGAAGCTGCCCGAAGGCCAGCGCGCGGACGGCGCGACCTCCGAGGCACACGCCACGGGTTGGCAGCGCCCGTCGGCCGCGATCGGCGACGCCCGCGAAGGCCGCCGCATGCTGATGCCCCCGACGTGGCTCACGCTCGTCGAGATCGACGAGTTCGCCACGGCCGAAGCCCTGCTGGCGGCTCCGCGCGAGATCGTGCGGACCATGCCGACGCTCATCAAGGAAGGCGACCGCTTCCGCGTCGTCCTCGACCCGACGGAGGTCTGA
- a CDS encoding RidA family protein: MTWTSRLAELGIELPGVAAPLAAYVPAVQSGSHVYTSGQLPFVDGTLAATGKVGAEVSPEEAKGHARTSVLNALAAVHALVGIDSVTRIVKVVGFVASAEGFTGQPAVINGASELLGEIFGDAGKHARSAVGVAELPIGAPVEVELIVEVK, from the coding sequence GTGACCTGGACTTCCCGGCTCGCCGAGCTCGGCATCGAACTGCCCGGCGTCGCCGCGCCGCTGGCCGCCTACGTGCCGGCCGTGCAGAGCGGCTCGCACGTCTACACCTCCGGCCAGCTGCCCTTCGTCGACGGCACGCTCGCCGCGACCGGCAAGGTCGGCGCGGAGGTCAGCCCCGAAGAGGCCAAGGGCCACGCCCGCACCTCCGTGCTCAACGCGCTGGCCGCGGTGCACGCGCTCGTGGGCATCGACTCGGTGACGCGGATCGTCAAGGTGGTCGGCTTCGTCGCCTCCGCCGAGGGCTTCACCGGCCAGCCCGCGGTGATCAACGGTGCGTCCGAGCTGCTCGGCGAGATCTTCGGCGACGCGGGCAAGCACGCCCGCTCGGCCGTCGGCGTCGCGGAGCTGCCCATCGGGGCGCCTGTGGAGGTCGAATTGATCGTGGAGGTGAAGTGA
- a CDS encoding DUF4177 domain-containing protein has translation MSATKWEYATVPLLIHATKQILDQWGEDGWELVTVLPNPSGEQHVAYLKRPKN, from the coding sequence ATGAGCGCCACCAAATGGGAGTACGCGACCGTCCCCCTGCTGATCCACGCGACGAAGCAGATCCTCGACCAGTGGGGCGAGGACGGCTGGGAACTGGTCACCGTGTTGCCGAACCCGAGCGGCGAGCAGCACGTCGCGTACCTCAAGCGCCCGAAGAACTGA
- a CDS encoding ArsA-related P-loop ATPase, with amino-acid sequence MTTPSAGWPDELTRARLHFVTGKGGTGKTTLAAALGLALAREGRRVLLIEVEGRQGIAQLFDTEPLPYAEQRIASVPGGGELRALHIDVEAALLEYFEMFYNLGFAGRTLRRMGAIEFATTLAPGLRDVLLTGKIKECVGRTESDGRHTYDAVVVDSPPTGRVVKFLDVTKALTDLAKTGPIRGQADGVVRLLHSGETAIHLTTLLEEMPVRETVEAVAELDGADLRPGAVLVNRVRPPRLPARSVTAAADGRVDAVRVRSGLASAGLKLPDETLDALVEETVEHAVRVAAEQRAREQLAEADLPTLELPEVTDGVDVASLYDLAEALLDQGVR; translated from the coding sequence GTGACCACACCCTCCGCCGGCTGGCCCGACGAGCTCACCCGGGCCCGGCTGCACTTCGTCACCGGCAAGGGCGGCACCGGCAAAACCACCCTCGCCGCGGCGCTTGGTCTGGCCCTCGCGCGCGAGGGCCGCCGGGTGCTGCTGATCGAGGTCGAGGGCCGCCAGGGCATCGCCCAGCTCTTCGACACGGAGCCGCTGCCGTACGCGGAGCAGCGCATCGCGTCCGTCCCCGGCGGGGGCGAGCTGCGCGCGCTGCACATCGACGTCGAGGCCGCGCTGCTCGAGTACTTCGAGATGTTCTACAACCTGGGCTTCGCCGGCCGGACGCTGCGGCGGATGGGCGCGATCGAGTTCGCGACCACGCTCGCGCCGGGTCTTCGTGACGTCCTGCTCACCGGGAAGATCAAGGAGTGCGTCGGCCGCACGGAGTCCGACGGCCGCCACACCTACGACGCCGTGGTGGTCGACTCGCCGCCCACCGGCCGCGTGGTCAAGTTCCTCGACGTCACCAAGGCCCTGACCGACCTCGCCAAGACCGGCCCGATCCGCGGCCAGGCCGACGGCGTCGTGCGGCTGCTGCACTCGGGCGAGACCGCCATCCACCTCACCACGCTGCTGGAGGAGATGCCGGTGCGCGAGACGGTGGAGGCCGTGGCGGAGCTCGACGGCGCCGACCTGCGCCCCGGCGCGGTACTGGTCAACCGCGTGCGCCCGCCGCGTCTGCCAGCGCGTTCCGTCACGGCGGCCGCCGACGGTCGCGTCGACGCCGTCCGCGTGCGCTCGGGCCTCGCGTCGGCCGGGCTGAAGCTGCCGGACGAGACGCTCGACGCGCTGGTGGAGGAGACCGTGGAGCACGCCGTGCGCGTGGCCGCCGAGCAGCGGGCGCGTGAGCAGCTCGCCGAGGCGGACCTGCCGACGCTGGAGCTGCCGGAGGTCACCGACGGCGTGGACGTGGCGTCGCTCTACGACCTCGCGGAAGCGCTGCTGGACCAGGGGGTGCGCTGA
- a CDS encoding ArsA family ATPase: MTLIDVDALLDDPESRVIVCCGSGGVGKTTTAAALALRAAERGRQTVVLTIDPARRLAQALGLRELGNHPRQVRAEGFEPKGELWAMMLDMRRTFDDMVRVHAGPERAEQLLQNPFYQTISTSFSGTQEYMAMEKLGQLAATDDWDLIIVDTPPSRSALDFLDAPTRLSSALDGRMIRLLTGPAKAGGWGLRKVVSAGFSMFAKAVSTIIGGQLLADASAFMQAFDSMFGGFRERARKTAELLRSSGTSFLVIAAPEPDALREASYFVERLAGESMPLAGLVANRTHPVLASLSASEAIAAAESLQKGGTSAPLAEAVLRLHADRVALAERENRLLARFTKAHPEVPLVRVPALAGDVHDLEGLRDIGTKLVSD, encoded by the coding sequence ATGACGCTGATCGACGTCGACGCCCTGCTCGACGACCCGGAGAGCCGCGTGATCGTGTGCTGCGGCTCCGGTGGCGTCGGCAAGACGACCACCGCGGCGGCGCTCGCGTTGCGCGCGGCCGAGCGCGGCCGGCAGACGGTGGTCCTGACCATCGACCCGGCGCGCCGGCTGGCACAGGCGCTGGGGCTGCGCGAACTGGGCAACCACCCGCGTCAGGTGCGGGCGGAAGGGTTCGAGCCCAAGGGCGAGCTGTGGGCGATGATGCTCGACATGCGCCGCACGTTCGACGACATGGTGCGCGTGCACGCCGGCCCGGAGCGCGCGGAGCAGCTGCTGCAGAATCCCTTCTACCAGACCATTTCCACGTCGTTCTCCGGCACGCAGGAGTACATGGCGATGGAGAAGCTGGGCCAGCTCGCCGCCACCGACGACTGGGACCTGATCATCGTCGACACGCCGCCGAGCCGCTCGGCGCTCGACTTCCTGGACGCGCCGACGCGCCTGTCCAGCGCGCTCGACGGGCGCATGATCCGGCTGCTGACCGGCCCCGCGAAGGCGGGCGGCTGGGGGCTGCGCAAGGTCGTCAGCGCGGGGTTCTCGATGTTCGCGAAGGCCGTGTCCACGATCATCGGCGGGCAGCTGCTGGCCGACGCGTCGGCGTTCATGCAGGCCTTCGACAGCATGTTCGGCGGGTTCCGCGAGCGGGCGCGCAAAACGGCGGAGCTGCTGCGCTCCAGCGGCACGTCGTTCCTCGTGATCGCCGCGCCGGAGCCCGACGCGCTGCGCGAGGCTTCGTACTTCGTCGAGCGGCTCGCGGGTGAGTCGATGCCGCTCGCGGGTCTCGTCGCGAACCGGACACACCCGGTGCTCGCGTCGCTTTCGGCATCGGAGGCGATCGCGGCCGCGGAGTCGTTGCAGAAGGGCGGCACGAGCGCGCCGCTGGCCGAGGCCGTGCTGCGGCTACACGCCGACCGTGTGGCGCTGGCCGAGCGGGAGAACCGGCTGCTGGCGCGGTTCACGAAAGCACATCCTGAAGTGCCGCTGGTGCGAGTGCCGGCGTTGGCCGGTGACGTGCACGACCTCGAAGGTCTGCGCGACATCGGGACCAAGCTCGTGAGTGACTGA
- a CDS encoding WhiB family transcriptional regulator, translating into METNQSSWRMSASCRDADPDGLFVRGAEQNRAKAVCMGCPVRTECLAEALDGRISFGVWGGMTERERRALLRRRSDVTSWAELLEAAKRDAVESAQVS; encoded by the coding sequence ATGGAGACCAACCAGTCGAGCTGGCGCATGAGCGCGTCATGCCGGGATGCAGATCCCGACGGGCTCTTCGTGCGCGGCGCCGAGCAGAACCGGGCGAAAGCCGTGTGCATGGGGTGCCCGGTTCGCACGGAATGCCTCGCCGAGGCACTCGACGGCCGGATCAGTTTCGGTGTCTGGGGTGGCATGACCGAACGCGAGCGCCGCGCATTGCTGCGCCGGCGTTCCGACGTCACCAGCTGGGCCGAGCTGCTGGAAGCCGCAAAGCGTGACGCGGTGGAAAGCGCGCAGGTCAGCTGA